The Vicia villosa cultivar HV-30 ecotype Madison, WI linkage group LG1, Vvil1.0, whole genome shotgun sequence genome includes a region encoding these proteins:
- the LOC131644824 gene encoding GDSL esterase/lipase At1g29670-like, whose protein sequence is MESMFKTWLVMFILILSTSYLHYCVNGKSQVPCVFIFGDSLSDSGNNNNIPTSPKSNYKPYGMDFPIGPTGRFTNGRTAIDIITQLLGFEMFIPPFANTSGSDILKGVNYASGGAGIRNETSMAMGFVISLGLQLTNHRAIVSQIASRLGSIDKAQQHLNKCLYYVNIGSNDYINNYFLPQLYSTSHIYTPQQYAEALIQELSLNLQVLHDIGARKYVLVALGLLGCIPNAILNHGTNGVCVEEENAPPFIFNGELKSLVDQLNNKFSADSKFIFINSTFESDGQNSGGFVVSNAPCCPVRLTGGCIPDEKPCNNRNEYVFWDEFHPTEAWNLLTARRSYNSLNSGFTFPMDIKQLVEQEIKMEVESTNETTSKLSASS, encoded by the exons ATGGAATCTATGTTCAAGACATGGTTAGTGATGTTTATTCTTATCTTGTCTACGAGCTATTTGCATTATTGTGTCAATGGGAAATCCCAAGTTCCTTGTGTTTTTATCTTTGGAGACTCTTTATCTGATAGTGGTAACAACAACAATATTCCTACTTCTCCAAAATCTAATTACAAACCTTATGGTATGGACTTTCCGATCGGCCCAACCGGAAGATTTACCAACGGTCGAACTGCGATCGACATAATAA CTCAACTTTTGGGATTTGAGATGTTTATTCCACCGTTTGCAAACACTAGTGGTTCAGACATACTCAAAGGTGTCAACTATGCATCCGGCGGGGCTGGAATTCGCAACGAGACAAGCATGGCTATG GGTTTTGTTATCAGCTTGGGATTACAGTTAACAAATCACAGAGCTATAGTTTCTCAAATTGCTAGCAGACTTGGAAGTATTGACAAAGCTCAACAACACCTCAACAAATGCTTGTATTATGTGAATATTggaagtaatgattacataaacAATTACTTTCTTCCCCAACTCTATTCAACTAGCCACATTTATACTCCTCAGCAGTATGCAGAAGCTCTAATTCAAGAGTTATCTTTGAATTTACAG GTTCTACATGACATTGGAGCAAGGAAATATGTATTAGTTGCGTTGGGCCTCTTGGGCTGCATTCCAAATGCCATCTTGAATCATGGAACAAATGGAGTTTGTGTTGAAGAGGAGAATGCTCCTCCATTCATTTTCAATGGCGAGCTTAAATCTCTAGTGGATCAACTCAATAATAAGTTCTCTGCCGACTcaaaatttatcttcataaacaGTACATTCGAATCAGATGGCCAGAATTCGGGCG GTTTTGTTGTTTCAAATGCCCCTTGTTGTCCAGTAAGGTTGACTGGAGGGTGTATTCCCGATGAAAAACCATGCAATAATAGGAATGAGTATGTGTTTTGGGATGAGTTCCATCCCACTGAGGCTTGGAACCTACTCACTGCAAGAAGGTCTTATAATTCACTTAATTCAGGCTTCACTTTTCCAATGGATATAAAGCAGCTTGTTGAACAAGAAATTAAGATGGAAGTGGAatccacaaatgaaaccacatcAAAGCTTAGTGCCTCTAGTTAA
- the LOC131593840 gene encoding uncharacterized protein LOC131593840 has product MPSLNIPDTFNKAKGMIRDLGLDYKKIDACRNDCMIYWKDHENDASCHVCGAPRWNEDVKENDKVEKNQKSHKVPSKVLRHFPLIPRLQRLFMCSKTAGSLRWHDEERSKDGKLRHPADREAWKEFDKCHSEFADEPRNIRLGLASDGFNPFRTMNLSYSTWPVVLIPYNFPPWWCMKAEYSMLSLLIPGPFSPGNNIDVYLQPLIEELKVLWDLGVETYDASLSQTFQMRAALLWTISDFPGYAMLSGWSTKGKLACPCCNYDTNSIYLKNSKKVCYMDHRVFLPEDHKYRSNTRNFNGNIEDRPPPELLTWEQISEKLKDVNNAFGKLQKKINNGPWKKNSIFFELPYWKHNTLRHNLDVMHIEKNIFDSIIGTLLDIPGKTKDHKNARLDLQEMGIRKKLHPKEVDQGKKSVFAKACFSMTPKEKTTFCSVLKNAKIPDGCASNISRCVQLADKKVSGYKNHDAHFMLHYLLQVAVRSTMASHVAHPLIRLCSFFRCLCQKVIEVGDLDILQSEIAETLCQFETIFPPSFFDIMVHLPIHLVNEVRMGGPVQFRWMYFPERYLGKLKGYVRNKSRPEGSIAEGYLVEECLTFCSRYLHSGVETKFTKMTRNSDKCDPHEVEDEIPRSCLNVGHPIGGKRKGEAISLDCKSRSLAHRYILFNHEDVQKFISEHENENSNKRKGWSKAKSQGLDFVEWFKKRAMLSDVSGNLRKLSRGPNNIARSFSGYVINGYRFHTKGRDARRKTQNSGVTLAAITESFSSTKDENPIIQSITYYGLITEIIKVDYYGKLKFVLFRCDWFEVEKEKYGMTCVYFNKRCYVDDPFVLASQVHQCFYIQDPFDSNKHYVMKSIPRDFFNMNEQPNSNPHEPYNCDPSDHAVNLASSDEICDAEFVRNDIPPTIVDNFIPVPDVIESDDDSNS; this is encoded by the exons ATGCCTTCATTGAACATCCCTGATACGTTCAACAAAGCAAAAGGCATGATAAGGGACTTAGGTTTGGATTATAAGAAGATTGATGCTTGCCGTaatgattgtatgatatattggAAAGACCACGAGAATGATGCGTCTTGCCATGTTTGTGGTGCTCCACGGTGGAATGAagatgtaaaagaaaatgataaagtTGAAAAAAATCAGAAGTCTCATAAAGTTCCTTCAAAAGTTTTGAGACACTTTCCCTTGATTCCTAGACTTCAACGACTATTTATGTGTTCAAAGACAGCTGGCTCATTAAGGTGGCATGATGAAGAGCGTTCAAAAGATGGAAAGTTGAGGCACCCTGCAGATAGAGAAGCATGGAAAGAGTTTGATAAATGTCATTCTGAATTTGCTGACGAGCCACGTAATATAAGACTCGGATTGGCCAGTGACGGATTTAATCCATTTCGAACCATGAATTTGTCTTATAGTACTTGGCCCGTGGTATTAATACCATATAACTTTCCACCTTGGTGGTGCATGAAGGCTGAGTATTCTATGTTGTCTTTATTAATCCCTGGACCATTTTCACCCGGGAATAATATTGATGTGTACCTTCAACCTTTGATAGAGGAGTTGAAAGTTTTATGGGATTTGGGTGTAGAAACATATGATGCATCACTAAGTCAAACTTTCCAAATGCGGGCAGCTCTCTTGTGGACTATTAGTGACTTTCCTGGGTATGCTATGTTGAGTGGGTGGAGTACAAAAGGGAAACTAGCATGCCCTTGTTGTAATTATGACACTAATTCAATATATTTAAAGAATAGTAAAAAGGTGTGTTATATGGATCATCGTGTTTTTTTGCCTGAGGATCATAAATATAGGTCAAATACTCGGAATTTCAATGGGAACATAGAAGATAGGCCACCACCAGAGTTGTTAACTTGGGAACAAATATCGGAGAAACTAAAGGATGTCAATAATGCTTTTGGGAAGttgcaaaagaaaattaataatggTCCATGGAAGAAGAACTCAATATTTTTTGAGTTACCGTATTGGAAGCATAATACTTTACGCCACAACCTTGATGTGATGCACATAgagaaaaatatatttgatagtaTAATTGGGACTTTGTTGGATATCCCAGGAAAGACAAAAGATCATAAAAATGCACGTTTAGACTTGCAAGAGATGGGTATTAGAAAGAAACTTCACCCCAAAGAGGTAGATCAAGGTAAAAAGTCAGTGTTTGCAAAAGCATGCTTTTCCATGACTCCAAAGGAAAAAACTACTTTTTGTTctgtattgaaaaatgcaaaaatacCAGATGGATGTGCTTCAAACATTTCAAGATGTGTTCAACTTGCTGATAAGAAAGTTAGTGGATACAAGAACCACGATGCACATTTCATGTTGCATTACTTGCTTCAAGTGGCTGTAAGAAGCACAATGGCAAGCCATGTTGCACACCCATTAATTCGTCTTTGTTCATTTTTTCGTTGTTTGTGTCAAAAGGTGATTGAGGTGGGAGACTTGGATATCTTGCAATCTGAGATTGCAGAAACACTTTGCCAATTCGAGACAATTTTCCCCCCGAGTTTCTTTGATATAATGGTTCATTTGCCAATACATCTAGTGAATGAGGTAAGAATGGGAGGACCTGTTCAATTTCGGTGGATGTACTTTCCAGAAAGATATCTAGGAAAATTGAAGGGTTATGTTCGTAATAAAAGTCGTCCTGAGGGTTCTATTGCTGAAGGTTATTTGGTTGAAGAATGTTTGACATTTTGCTCTCGGTATTTGCATAGTGGTGTTGAAACAAAATTCACCAAAATGACAAGGAATAGTGATAAATGTGATCCtcatgaggttgaagatgaaattcCAAGATCTTGTCTTAATGTTGGTCATCCTATTGGAGGAAAGAGAAAGGGTGAAGCAATTTCTTTGGATTGCAAATCAAGGAGTTTAGCCCATCGTTATATCTTATTCAATCATGAAGATGTCCAAAAATTTATAAG TGAGcatgaaaatgaaaattccaATAAGAGAAAGGGGTGGAGCAAAGCAAAGAGTCAAGGTTTAGATTTTGTTGAATGGTTTAAGAAGCGTGCAATGTTAAGTGATGTATCTGGAAACCTTAGGAAGCTCTCCAGAGGACCAAATAACATTGCACGGAGTTTTTCTGGCTATGTGATTAATGGATATAGGTTTCATACAAAAGGACGTGATGCTAGGCGTAAAACACAAAACAGTGGTGTGACACTAGCGGCAATAACTGAAAGTTTTTCAAGTACCAAAGATGAGAATCCAATAATACAATCAATAACTTACTATGGATTGATTACTGAAATAATTAAGGTAGACTATTATGGGAAGTTGAAGTTTGTGTTATTTAGATGTGATTGGtttgaagttgaaaaggaaaaatatGGAATGACCTGTGTTTACTTCAACAAGAGATGTTACGTGGATGATCCTTTTGTATTGGCTTCTCAAGTGCACCAATGCTTTTACATTCAAGATCCTTTTGATTCAAATAAACATTATGTTATGAAGTCTATTCCGAGGGATTTTTTTAACATGAATGAACAACCAAATTCCAATCCCCATGAGCCGTATAATTGTGATCCATCAGATCATGCAGTGAATCTTGCTTCGAGCGATGAAATTTGTGATGCTGAATTTGTTAGGAATGACATTCCACCCACAATTGTTGATAATTTCATACCTGTGCCAGATGTAAtagaatctgatgatgattcaaaTTCATga
- the LOC131593824 gene encoding uncharacterized protein LOC131593824 produces the protein MAKKNDFVFDFQAKSSIDLKRKMKIKVENEKALKDNTTNQGSNHTNTNVGNIQKLDHRKQSKVEVSKKMVELSKVSVQKNNKNRLEVDASKKTSESSKSEVEVSNKVAKLSKVHILNNNKRQLEVEATKENNNKRQLEVEATKMRKEHVLNNNTKKKLKSAMDHQVKGSIESRVSKNTNEQTKEIQQGLNNTMNKSHQAFEKKKSIPKCPAMPLNEYLDKNKEQNGVEEFDDEDIEENEMEENMENGCNHDGEEVEGTNVNKAEGNTLGASSSGLIKKRGKTLCRKIHAREFKDRQEITLNEEGQPIGPDDKTVSELSSFLGTLGRSSYFCPLTFTSWIALAKYWEECKIDPVWDFVNEKYIVPKEGRKAVIAIVNDAWRRYKCLLKKNHFSKYKTMREQLKNRPQEVPEEDFKKLLEYWRDENTKEVSHQNAQNIAQLKWRHRMGNKGFAVIREKMILYFKLFFHLSPIFLLF, from the exons ATGGCAAAAAAGAATGATTTTGTGTTTGATTTCCAAGCTAAATCTAGCATAGATTTAAAGCGGAAGATGAAAATCAAGGTTGAAAATGAAAAGGCTTTAAAAGACAACACAACAAATCAAGGAAGCAATCATACAAACACCAATGTTGGAAACATTCAAAAGTTGGACCATCGAAAGCAATCAAAAGTAGAAGTCTCTAAGAAAATGGTTGAATTGAGCAAAGTGTCTGTTCAGAAAAATAATAAGAATCGGTTGGAAGTAGATGCCTCTAAGAAAACTAGTGAATCAAGCAAATCAGAAGTAGAAGTTTCTAATAAAGTTGCCAAGCTGAGCAAAGTGCATATTCTAAATAATAACAAGAGACAACTAGAAGTAGAAGCCACAAAAGAGAATAATAACAAGAGGCAACTAGAAGTAGAAGCCACAAAGATGAGAAAAGAGCATGTTCTGAACAATAATACAAAGAAGAAATTGAAGTCTGCAATGGATCATCAAGTTAAAGGTTCGATTGAATCACGAGTCTCAAAGAACACCAATGAGCAAACTAAAGAG ATTCAGCAAGGCCTCAACAACACTATGAACAAGTCTCATCAAGCCTTTGAGAAGAAAAAAAGTATTCCAAAGTGTCCAGCCATGCCACTTAATGAATATCTCGATAAAAATAAGGAACAAAATGGAGTAGAGGAatttgacgatgaagatatagaAGAAAATGAAATGGAAGAAAATATGGAGAATGGTTGCAACCATGATGGTGAGGAAGTTGAGGGAACAAATGTAAATAAAGCTGAAGGTAATACATTAGGTGCTTCATCCTCGGGATTAATAAAAAAACGAGGAAAGACTTTATGTCGGAAAATTCATGCACGAGAATTCAAAGATAGACAAGAGATCACCTTGAATGAAGAAGGACAACCAATTGGGCCAGATGACAAGACAGTGTCTGAACTCAGTAGTTTTTTGGGGACACTAGGAAGAAGTTCATATTTTTGTCCTCTCACTTTCACTAGTTGGATTGCTTTGGCCAAATATTGGGAGGAATGCAAAATAGATCCTGTGTGGGATTTTGTCAAT GAAAAATACATTGTCCCAAAGGAAGGAAGGAAAGCTGTAATTGCTATTGTAAATGATGCTTGGAGGCGGTACAAATGCTTGCTTAAAAAGAACCATTTTAGTAAGTATAAAACCATGCGCGAGCAGCTAAAAAATCGTCCACAAGAAGTACCAGAAGAAGATTTTAAAAAGCTGTTGGAGTATTGGAGAGATGAAAACACTAAA GAAGTCAGTCATCAAAATGCCCAAAATATAGCTCAATTGAAATGGAGACATCGAATGGGGAATAAAGGCTTTGCTGTTATAAGAGAAAAAATgatattgtattttaaattattcttTCATTTGTCTCCcatcttccttttattttaa
- the LOC131593808 gene encoding uncharacterized protein LOC131593808 produces the protein MFIATRQSKKGKELDQETNHAITKLQDLIENHGKTSSEAFESVLGKQKPGRMRCYGRTTTPTLLKRNEEIAKLKTEHAAEVRQFNDRIQEMEEKRRQDKEETDRKIQLLLKTVLSQNASDLNIDALAALISTPATDANSVLRSSTSTHAPTNDQVMNDNINEDFQSFEDEET, from the exons ATGTTCATTGCTACACGACAAAGTAAAAAAGGAAAGGAGTTGGATCAAGAAACCAATCATGCAATT ACAAAgcttcaagacttgattgaaaaTCATGGAAAAACTTCATCAGAGGCTTTTGAAAGCGTATTAGGCAAACAAAAACCTGGGAGAATGCGTTGCTACGGAAGAACCACAACACCGACTCTCTTGAAAAGAAATGAAGAAATTGCAAAACTTAAAACAGAGCATGCTGCTGAGGTTAGACAATTTAATGATAGGATACAGGAGATGGAGGAGAAACGTCGTCAAGACAAAGAGGAAACAGATAGAAAAATTCAGCTTCTTCTTAAGACCGTTTTGAGTCAAAATGCCTCAGATTTGAATATAGATGCTCTGGCAGCTTTGATATCAACTCCTGCAACTGATGCTAACAGTGTTTTACGTTCTTCTACATCAACACATGCTCCAACTAATGATCAA GTCATGAATGATAATATCAATGAAGATTTTCAATCATTCGAAGATGAAGAGACTTAG
- the LOC131593792 gene encoding uncharacterized protein LOC131593792, translated as MSSCYHRFFSKLSGPPIFACVVKAAAFIWKIQAPSKSIFFGWRLIHDRLATKDHLYKKGILDISESNCVFCSEEEERLAPLLGGCLAVKPIWLKVFDWLGCISYFSLVDFIIFPYISDKVHSTAKRKIIGAIWLATCWHIWLIWNAINFKDGKFSFLDCMSKIIFSSWKWLCSSSKIAKNCNFHVWHISPLTCFE; from the coding sequence ATGTCTTCTTGTTATCACAGGTTCTTTTCTAAGTTGTCTGGCCCTCCTATTTTTGCTTGTGTTGTAAAAGCTGCAGCTTTTATTTGGAAGATTCAAGCTCCATCAAAATCTATTTTCTTTGGTTGGAGACTCATCCATGATAGATTAGCAACCAAAGATCATCTTTACAAGAAGGGAATCTTGGATATTTCCGAGAGTAATTGTGTCTTTTGTTCGGAGGAAGAGGAGCGTTTAGCTCCCCTTTTAGGTGGTTGTCTTGCGGTGAAACCGATTTGGTTGAAGGTGTTCGATTGGTTAGGTTGCATTTCATATTTCTCGTTGGTGGATTTCATCATTTTCCCTTACATCTCCGATAAGGTGCACTCCACAGCTAAAAGGAAGATTATTGGAGCTATTTGGCTGGCTACGTGTTGGCATATTTGGTTGATCTGGAACGCGATAAATTTCAAGGATGGAAAATTTAGCTTCCTAGATTGTATGTCAAAAATTATATTTAGCTCTTGGAAGTGGTTATGTTCTAGCAGCAAGATAGCAAAAAATTGTAATTTCCATGTTTGGCACATTTCTCCGCTTACTTGTTTCGAGTAG